In Zonotrichia albicollis isolate bZonAlb1 chromosome 3, bZonAlb1.hap1, whole genome shotgun sequence, a single window of DNA contains:
- the SDHAF4 gene encoding succinate dehydrogenase assembly factor 4, mitochondrial isoform X1: MALRLLRGAPGAAKSSLLWHSRSSSSSKPGGRAQPAKQPLKKPKLPVGRFDEPEESSMEKEPLEKFPDGINPTTKERGGPRGPEPTRFGDWERKGRCIDF; encoded by the exons ATGGCTCTGCGGCTGCTGCGCGGCGCGCCCGGGGCAGCGA AGTCTTCACTGCTTTGGCACTCACgaagcagctccagctctaAGCCAGGAGGGAGAGCTCAACCTGCTAAGCAGCCACTGAAGAAACCAAAGTTGCCAGTGGGGAGGTTTGATGAACCAGAAGAGTCCAGTATGGAGAAGGAACCTCTGGAAA AATTCCCCGATGGAATCAATCCTACTACAAAAGAGAGGGGTGGACCCAGAGGCCCTGAACCGACACGTTTTGGAgactgggaaagaaaaggacGTTGTATAGATTTCTAA
- the SDHAF4 gene encoding succinate dehydrogenase assembly factor 4, mitochondrial isoform X2: MAAESSLLWHSRSSSSSKPGGRAQPAKQPLKKPKLPVGRFDEPEESSMEKEPLEKFPDGINPTTKERGGPRGPEPTRFGDWERKGRCIDF, encoded by the exons atggcggcgg AGTCTTCACTGCTTTGGCACTCACgaagcagctccagctctaAGCCAGGAGGGAGAGCTCAACCTGCTAAGCAGCCACTGAAGAAACCAAAGTTGCCAGTGGGGAGGTTTGATGAACCAGAAGAGTCCAGTATGGAGAAGGAACCTCTGGAAA AATTCCCCGATGGAATCAATCCTACTACAAAAGAGAGGGGTGGACCCAGAGGCCCTGAACCGACACGTTTTGGAgactgggaaagaaaaggacGTTGTATAGATTTCTAA